The genomic region ATTAAAAGTTTAATTCCATTTCTGATTCTAGCATAGACGTGTAGGAATTAACTTGAGCATCAAGGCCTTTTAATAATACTTAAAAGAAAAAACCTTGGGTAGCAAGATGAAACAGTTCATTGCATGGAGCATTAAAATTAATTCTGTCAATTACCAGATCTTCTTGTTAAAAATGGACAAACCTTCCATAATTTCCCCTATTGTTTAGCCTACTATTACACTGCAATCCACACATCAGTCTTCTTCTTCCCCAAGAAACCCATAACCTCATTTCACGTAGCCACAAACCCTCTATATAAACGCACTCAGAGATCCAACCTTTTCTCACATAGTCACATACGTTTTGTTTGATCCTCAAGCAATCGAACACAAACCCCCAAATCCTCATTCGTTACTGTCATTCTTCCAATGGCGACTGGCCTTGGCTCCCTAGAGTGTATCAAACCCACCAACAACAACGTAGGCTGCCCTCCCCAAAACGGAGCCTCTGCACTCCAGGACCAGCCTCTCTCCACCATATCCTGCCCTGACTCCACCCTCGGCCGCCACCTGGCTCGCCGCCTCGTGGAGATTGGTGTCAGTGATGTGTTCTCTGTCCCTGGTGACTTTAACCTAACCCTTCTTGACCACCTCATTGCCGAGCCAGGGCTCACTAACATTGGCTGCTGCAATGAGCTCAATGCTGGCTACGCCGCGGACGGATACGCACGGTCTCGCGGCGTAGGGGCTTGTGTGGTCACATTTACTGTTGGTGGCCTTAGCGTGCTTAATGCCATTGCTGGGGCTTATAGTGAGAATCTACCTGTGATTTGTGTTGTTGGAGGACCTAACACAAATGATTTTGGTACCAATAGAATTCTCCACCACACTATCGGCTTGCCGGATTTTAGCCAGGAGCTCCGGTGCTTCCAGACCATCACATGCTATCAAGTAAGTCTAAAATTTAATTTGCACCTTCATGCATAATATGTGTGGTCGTGTTTTACACTTTACATGCCTATTTTAATTTAACTTTTAATATGCGGCTAACTCTTGATTTTACGGTGAAAATATTAAATTAGAAGCGACTCATGATTTTGTATCACGTTTTTTAATTTGTGTTTTGTTCTTTTGATTTCCTAATACTAGTGATTGATGTGGTATAGGCTGTGGTGAACAACTTGGAAGATGCGCATGAGCAGATTGATACAGCCATATCTACTGCTCTCAAGGAAAGCAAGCCTGTCTATATTAGCATTAGTTGTAATTTGCCTGGGATTCCACATCCAACTTTTGGCAAAGACCCTATTCCATTTTCATTATCACCTAGGTAATCTGTTTGTTAATTTAGTATGAATTTTTTTCTTGTCAATAAGATAACTAACACAAAATTGTTAATGCAGAATGAGTAACAAGAGGGGGCTAGAGGCAGCTGTGGAGGCAGCAGCAGCTTTCCTAAACAAGGCAGTGAAGCCAGTCATGGTTGGAGGACCAAAGCTCCGAGTTGCAAAAGCTCATGAAGCGTTTATCGAACTGGCTGATGCCAGTGGCTACGCCCTAGCTGTGATGCCATCAGCCAAAGGCCATGTAGTAGAAACTCACCCTCACTTCATTGGAACATACTGGGGAGCTGTGGGAACTGCCTACTGTGGTGAGATTGTGGAGTCAGCAGATGCATACGTGTTTGTTGGTCCAATTTTTAATGACTACAGCTCTGTTGGGTACTCACTCCTCCTCAAGAAGGAGAAGGCCATCATTGTGCAGCCCGATCGTGTCGTTATAGCGAATGGCCCTTCTTTCGGTTGTGTTCTAATGAAGGACTTCCTCCAGGCACTTGCAAAGAAGATCACTCGCAACACGACTGCTTATGAGAACTACCACAGGATCTTTGTCCCGGACGGCCAGCCTCTCAAATGTGAGCCTGATGAGCCTTTGAGAGTGAATGTTCTGTTCCAACATATTCAGAAAATGCTTTCAGCTGATACAGCTGTTATTGCTGAGACTGGTGACTCTTGGTTTAACTGCCAGAAACTGAAGTTACCAGAAGGATGTGGGTGAGCAATTAACTACGAGTGCATAGTTATTATTTGTGGCTTTTGATTCTTATAATTAGGTCTAGCACATTTTCATGATGGACTTAGGTGTTGGTTAGTTAGCTCGATATATATTGTTGACTCATGCCCTCATGCCCTAACGAGTAATGCGTGACATGAGACGCCCTTAGGTCTGGTTGGGTTTACAACAATGATAAGAGAAGTAAAGTTGGTGTTGCAGGTACGAATTCCAGATGCAATATGGTTCGATTGGGTGGTCTGTTGGAGGAACTCTTGGATATGCACAGGCAGTACCGAATAAGCGTGTCATTGCTTGCATTGGTGATGGTAGCTTTCAGGTTAGTTCATTACAAAAGCTTCGACCTTCAATTTCTTTGTTCAAATCTACATTTTCATAGTGTGAGCGACTACTGATCGATGTTGTTGAATTGTCTGAAACTTAACTAATGGCATTTGGCTGATGACAGGTGACTGCACAAGATGTGTCAACAATGATCAGATGTAATCAGAAGAGCATCATTTTCCTCATAAACAATGGTGGATACACAATAGAAGTCGAAATCCATGACGGGCCTTACAATGTGATCAAGAACTGGAACTACACTGGTTTAGTGGATGCAATCCACAATGGTGAAGGAAATTGCTGGACAACCAAGGTTAGTCTATATATATATTTTTGAAAGCTAGCCAAAGTTTGCACTCCCTTTTTTAGTTTTCGAGCACAGAATGAGGGGGTTGAGCACTACTCAATGGTCAAAAATGCAATGAATAGGCTTACTTACTTTAGTAGTGGATTGAAAAAGTAAATCATGAGCATTCGTTTCCTCTCAGGTACGCACTGAAGAGGACCTTATAGAAGCCATTGAAACAGCAACAGGGGAGAAGAAAGACTGCTTGTGCTTCATAGAAATCATTGTTCACAAGGATGACACTAGCAAAGAGCTTCTTGAATGGGGTTCCAGGGTCTCTTCTGCCAATAGCCGCCCACCAAATCCGCAATAAAAAGCTTCAGATGACAGATGATTTCAGATTCAAATTAGAATAAGCCATAGCTAGCACATTATCTTATCTTAGCAGCTTTGATTTTCTTTGTTCTAATTTCTCATTTGCAACTATTTTTGAATACATTTACTTGGGAATTTTTGAGGTTTTACATCTTCACTTTAAAATGTGAGATTAACATGCATTTGTGTGGATGATTGTCACTAGCATACATATAACAGATGATGATCTGCACTACCTGCTTCATTCTCAAGTGGACAAAGCAAGGCCTGGCTAATCTTGGACCTAATCACGTAATTTAAGTGTGGAGGAGTAATGTCAGCTAGCATACATATAAGAATCGATCATTATCTGCTGACCTACTTAAGGTAATCTCTTAAGACGTCAAGCGAGGCATAGCTAGTTATCATTCGACAAATGACATCTAACTTTGAATCCTTACTCCGCCACTGCTTTCCAAAAATGCCAGCACTACTAGTACATGCAACTCTCAATCCTAACTCCGCCGCTGCTTTCCAAAAATGCTACCACTACTACAAGCATGCTAACTATAAACCAACTGAGAATTATTTGACATCCACCCCACTGAGACTGAGCCTATAGTCCTACATATCTATTGTTTTGTCTCCTTCATAGACATTGACTTGTCACTGTACAGAAGCTGTTGCTGGGACTGTAAAACATGGCAAGCCAATTCAATTAGGGGTTCTTGTTTAGTAAACCGACATTTGAATTCTCTGCTTCCCTTTCTGTTGGGGCAATTTTTCACAATTAATTCTGGACCTTTTCTTTTTCTGGTTAAGAGTTTTCTCTGTTATCACAAACCCCAAATCAATTATTGGGTCCTTAAACATTAATTCAAGCTCACCCATGCCAACACTTGTTCTGGTGTTGAGTGTTGAGCAAGTTGTTTTAGCTATGACCGATCCCTTAAGACCCCTAAGGTTCCGTTGCCTGTAGGGAATTTAGATTTAAGAGCAATAGATATAGGGGTCCCCTGGACTGGAAATCAAAGCTGAATTTGAAGTGGACATGTTCCAAATAATGGAGAGGAATATAACCTTTATAAAAGATAACCCTACTATAGGGGAGCATTTGAGCTACTTCTAATCCCAAGTGCTGCTTCACTGTTCTTCACTACTGTAAGGTTTTAGCACTACGTACAAAGGTGATTTAGCAAATAACAGTATCAGTCATCTTAAGGCAACAGAATTAGTTCCATGTTTGTATCTAAGATTTCGGGGCTTGAGGCGAACCATAACAACAGACCCTTTAGTTGTTAGATTCAGTATGTTACATTGATCATGTAAATTTCTCAGTTTATCAGATTTTCAATCAGGAAAATAACACATAAGATGAACCATCTCATTCTAAGATTATACCAAGCTAAAGCAAACCAACTCTGAATCCTAATCAAAGCAGAAAAAACAAAAATAGAACCCTTACACCCTCATCTTTTTCTTCTTTTTCCCTCAAGTGCAGGAAAAATAAAGCAGAAAATTAGGGAGATCTCATTCTGGTAGGCTGTAAATATCAAAGCTTTTACTTTTCCTTTAATTTTGCACTGTCAGCATCCTTCACTGGTGTTCATTTCCTCCACCTCTTTTCTGCTTTCTCGTTGTTGCTTCACAAGCAAAGAATAGAACTCTCTAATTCAATGTAGTCATAATCTCATGAAGGGAGAGAAGTCAATTAGCCTATAAACAAAGAGGATCAAATTTGTATAATGCCTAGATTAACCTAATTATTATTTCACCATCTCAGTCTGAGGCTTACACTTGAACCACAATGACAGGCCAAAGCTAATACATGGCATTAGGCAGGTGTCACGTGGTTGGTAAGTTTGTAACTAACCTTTTTCCTTTCACCCATCAATTGCTTTTATGATCATTTTCCTGTAAACTTAACAAGGAGGGGGTAAATCATGCTAACATAGTAACATGTTCACCCATATTTAATTGAATCGCGCTTAGATTGATAAAGAAATATCTTCTAAACCAAAAGTGAGAAATTGTGCTATATTGTTATATATAGAAATCAAAGAAAAATAGGCGATATTAGTCGTTCGGAGATATGTACAATATAAAGAAGGAAGACTATTTTCACTGCAGCAGCTACCATATGAAGTAAATGGCACACCTGGTACTTGTAAATTTAGCAATCACACATAAATCATTTACTTTTGGGTCAAACTTCACCAAACTACCTGTAATATATGAAGTAAATGGCACACCTGGTACATATGATACTGACATAATCAATGTTATATGATAGTAATCCAAAAAACAACAACAGGAGTTTAGAGTAAACTTAACCAAGGAATATTGTTGCACCTAAAAACTAGTACATATAGATCCCTGGCAACTATTATGCCAACTAGTACAATAAACCTTTGGCGCAAGACAGATGAAGACCTCAAAAGTTAAAAGCAATCTTGTCTAAACTAAGTACTCCTGAAGCTGCAAACTGCCATTAGCAACATAAAGAGGGGCAAATCTACAAAAGCATCTCACACACCAACCTTCAAAAGCAGGAGGAAACAAGATCCAAAGGAGACTCAATGTCACACTCCCATCTCCTTGTGTCATCATCCTTCTTACACTGAAGGCAAGATGCCACAAGATGAAAACTCAGAGATCATGATCACCTTCCTCAGAAAGGAACTTGAAGCTTCTCTCGAAAAGAATGGTTCATTGGAGAAAGAAAACCACGAGCTGAGACAAGAGGTGTCTCGTCTCAGAGATCAGATAACTTCCCTAAAAGCACACAATCATGAGAGGAAAACTGTTCTCTGGAAGAAGTTCCAGAACTCGATGGATACACCAGAGCAAAGTCCAGCAGCAAAAGAGAAAATGGTTCCAAAGTTAGACTTCACAGAGGAAAAGCCAGCAACGATATTGACAAATGCACCACCACCTCCAACTCCTCCTGCTGCGATCGATGAGGTAAAGGGAAATAAAGGGCCGTCAGCACCAGCACCGCCACCTCCACCACCGCCCTCAAAGTCACTACTCAGTTCAAAAGGAGTGCGCCGTGTGCCAGAAGTAATTGAGCTATACCGATCACTTACAAGGAAAGATTCAAACATGGAGAACAAAGCCAACCCTGCAGGAGTTCATGTTTTTGCACTCACCAAGAACATGATTGGAGAAATCGAAAATCGTTCATCTTATGTTTTAGCTGTAAGTAATTGCAAGGTTATGGAAGTTCCCTATTCTTCATTCTCCAATCCCCTATAAAACAATTTGCTGATCACATCGTTTGCACATCATCAACAGATAAAGTCAGAGGTCGAAACACAAGCAGAGTTCATAAATTTCTTGATCAAAGAGGTGGAGTCAGCAAAATTTAAGAACATTGCTGATGTAGAAGCATTTGTGAATTGGCTGGATCGGCAGCTGTCCTCCTTGGTAGATGAAAGAGCTGTATTGAAGCATTTTCCACGGTGGCCAGAACGAAAAGCCGACACATTGCGAGAAGCTGCCTGCAACTACAGAGACCTCAGAAACCTCAAATCCGAAGTCTTGTCATTCGGAGACAACACGAAGGAGCCATTGATCTTGGCTCTAAGAAGAATTGAAGCATTACAAGACAGGCATGTTTACGTTCAAAAGCTTATATTCTACCGTTCCATTCATGTAGTGAACAAAATATTGAGGTTCAAGTTTTACAGATTGGAGAGAAGTCTTAGCAGCACAGAGAGGACAAGGGACATTACTAGCAAGAAATACAGGGATTTTCAGATCCCATGGGAATGGATGTTAGACACAGGGCTGGTCGGACAGGTAGGTACAAAGTAACTTAAAATTAGTGAGTAATTGTAGCATTATTGCTCAAGTTCTTCCCTGAAAAGTGAAAACTATGCTTTACCAATAGCTTA from Fragaria vesca subsp. vesca linkage group LG3, FraVesHawaii_1.0, whole genome shotgun sequence harbors:
- the LOC101308854 gene encoding protein CHUP1, chloroplastic-like, whose amino-acid sequence is MPQDENSEIMITFLRKELEASLEKNGSLEKENHELRQEVSRLRDQITSLKAHNHERKTVLWKKFQNSMDTPEQSPAAKEKMVPKLDFTEEKPATILTNAPPPPTPPAAIDEVKGNKGPSAPAPPPPPPPSKSLLSSKGVRRVPEVIELYRSLTRKDSNMENKANPAGVHVFALTKNMIGEIENRSSYVLAIKSEVETQAEFINFLIKEVESAKFKNIADVEAFVNWLDRQLSSLVDERAVLKHFPRWPERKADTLREAACNYRDLRNLKSEVLSFGDNTKEPLILALRRIEALQDRHVYVQKLIFYRSIHVVNKILRFKFYRLERSLSSTERTRDITSKKYRDFQIPWEWMLDTGLVGQMKVSSLRLAKEFMKRIIREVQSSECSRVENLVLQGVRFAFRVHQFAGGFDAETILSFEELKKIGTDIKRQANKH
- the LOC101310299 gene encoding pyruvate decarboxylase isozyme 2-like; this translates as MATGLGSLECIKPTNNNVGCPPQNGASALQDQPLSTISCPDSTLGRHLARRLVEIGVSDVFSVPGDFNLTLLDHLIAEPGLTNIGCCNELNAGYAADGYARSRGVGACVVTFTVGGLSVLNAIAGAYSENLPVICVVGGPNTNDFGTNRILHHTIGLPDFSQELRCFQTITCYQAVVNNLEDAHEQIDTAISTALKESKPVYISISCNLPGIPHPTFGKDPIPFSLSPRMSNKRGLEAAVEAAAAFLNKAVKPVMVGGPKLRVAKAHEAFIELADASGYALAVMPSAKGHVVETHPHFIGTYWGAVGTAYCGEIVESADAYVFVGPIFNDYSSVGYSLLLKKEKAIIVQPDRVVIANGPSFGCVLMKDFLQALAKKITRNTTAYENYHRIFVPDGQPLKCEPDEPLRVNVLFQHIQKMLSADTAVIAETGDSWFNCQKLKLPEGCGYEFQMQYGSIGWSVGGTLGYAQAVPNKRVIACIGDGSFQVTAQDVSTMIRCNQKSIIFLINNGGYTIEVEIHDGPYNVIKNWNYTGLVDAIHNGEGNCWTTKVRTEEDLIEAIETATGEKKDCLCFIEIIVHKDDTSKELLEWGSRVSSANSRPPNPQ